The stretch of DNA CCGCGGAAATCGTCTCGCCGATCCGAGCCCCGACGATGACGCTGAACGCAGCCGGCCCCAATGACGCGCCCGCGAGGGCGATCAACATCACCTTCCGCCTCCCGATCCGCTCGCTGACATAGCCCCAGATCGGCGCGCAGACGATCAGGAGTAGCGCCGAGACGCTCAGGATCGCGCCGGTTTCTATATCTGAAAATCCGAGGCGGCGGCCGAGTGGGGGAAGAACCACAAGCAAGAACGATTGACCCGCCGCGCTTGCGGCGAGTCCGAGAAGCACAGGCAAAGCGTCGCGGCCGGGAAGCGGACCCAATGGAATTGCCTCTCTGTCGGATCAGTTACTCCGACGAAGACGTTGGTCTCTTTGTCATCGAACCTTCAAGGCCACAACATGCTGCGGCATCGGGCTTTCAGCTCTCGTCCTCTTTTTCGGCAAAGAGACGAAGCGCCTCCGCGTTCACGATCGTGATGGAGCGATAGGTATGCGTAAGCCAACCTTCTGCCGCGAAGCACTGCAGCGCAGCATTCACTTGTTTACGGGATGCGTTCGCCATTGCGCCGAATTCCGCCTGAGAAAGGGGGATCGGTCTGTCGCCAATCCATGTGGCCCGATTGAGGACCGAAGCGATTCGTCTGGTTGCTTCGGGCTTTTGGAGATCGTGGATCACGCGGACGAGCGTCGTGAAGGTGACCATCAATATTTGCGCGAAATGGCGCGCCGCCTGCGGATCGAGCGCCGCGATCTGATCCATTGCTTCGAGCGGCAGGTGCATCATCCAGGTTTCGACGATCGCGCGCAATTCGCCCCGACGCGGGTGTCGGGTGAAAAAGCAGCCTTCACCGGTCCAGTGGCCCGGCGCGCCGAGGTGGATCAGGCGTGGGATCGACATCGGCGGCGCTATGTTCGCCGCCACTGTTCCGTCGACGAGCCCGTAGATGCCGCCGATTGGATCGCCGAGGCGAAAGACAACGTCCCCTGGCGCATATCTCAGTAGCTTCGACCTCTGCAGCACTTCGGCGCGAAAAGCTTCAGGTTGTTCAGAAAGCCAGCCCGCGCCGCTGAGAATCCGATCCGCCTTCGCCTTGCTCATTCGCGTCATTGAAATGTGGCCCCGTGGCGATTTTGACAGGACAATAGCGGCGGGCGCCCATGAAGCGTCCGGCTTCTTTCGGGCTTCCGTGCACACGCCAGTACGATGATCGCGTACTCTACGAAGGCCACATAAACCAATTGTCCCGAATCGGACAATCCTGTGAAATTTCCGATGCTATGAGTTAGTTCGCAGACACGAGCTTGACCAATTTATAGGAGATAGTGCGATCATGATTTCCAGCGCAGCGGCTGCAATCAGAAGATATTCGCTTGCTCTGGGCGCGTTCATCGGGCTCGGCGCTACGGCTGTGGCCCAGACGGCGCTCTCGCCCGAAGAGACCTACGCGCTGGCGCGCGACGCTTATCTCTTCGCCTATCCGATCGTGAGCATGGACGTCACGATGCGCCAGGCGACCAACGTGCCCGACGCGGCCACGGTCAATCTGCGCGCGCCCGTCAATCAGTTCGCCCATGCGCGCGCCTATCCCAAAGCCGACGAAAAGGACGTGGTGCGGTATAATTTCGATACGCTCTACTCCATGGCTTGGCTCGATCTGTCATCCGAGCCGCTCATTCTTTCCGTCCCCGATACACAAGGCCGCTACTACCTGCTGCCGATGCTCGACATGTGGACGGATGTCTTCTCCGTGGTCGGCAGCCGGACGACGGGCACGAAGGCCGCGAACTATGCCATTGTCGGGCCGGACTGGCGCGGTGCCCTGCCGGCCGGCGTCGAAAAGATCGTCGCGCCGACGCCGGCGATCTGGATATTGGGCCGCACCAAGACGGATGGGCCAGCCGATTACGACAACGTCCACAAGGTTCAGGACGGCTACCGGCTGACGCCTCTCTCGCGGTGGGGCAAGGCCTATGCGCCGCCGAAGTCGCTCCCGACCGATCCGTCGATCGACGACAAGACCCCGCCGCTCGTCCAGGTCAACAAGCTCGACGGTGTCGCCATGTTGACGCGGCTCGCCGACCTGATGGTCAAGTATCCTCCGCATCCGAACGACTATCCGATCCTATTCCGGCTCCGCCAGCTCGGACTGGAGCCGGGTAAGTCCTTTGACGCCTCCAAGCTCGATCCGCAAATCAAGTCCATCGTCAACAAGGCGGCGAAGGACACGATCACCGCGATGCCTGTGAAAATGCTCACCATGACCCCGGCCGAAAATGGCTGGAATATCGGTAGAGAGCACATGGGCACTTATGGCACCGCCTATCAATGGCGCGCGTTGATCGCTTTGGGAGGCCTCGGCGCCAACCTTCCTGAAGATGCCGTTTACCCCACGGCGTTCACCGATGGTGAGGGCAAGCCGCTCAATGGCGCCAACAAGTACCTGCTCCATTTTGCCAAGGGTCAGACGCCGCCAGCCAACGCCTTCTGGTCGATCACCATGTATGACAAGGACGGCTTCCAGGTTCCCAATCCGATCGATCGCTACGCCATCGGCAGCTACGACAAGCTGGAATACAACACTGACGGCTCGATAGACATCTATGTGCAAGCCGATTCGCCCGGCAAGGGCAAGGAAGCGAATTGGCTGCCGGCGCCCAGGGCGGCGTTCCAGCCGACCATGCGGCTCTATTCGCCGCGTCGGGAAGTGCTCGACGGATCCTGGTCTCCGCCGCCCCTCAAGCGCGTCAACTGAGGTCCGATCTTTTCGCGCGGCGCGCGTTTCGCATCCGCCTCGGCAAATCAAGTTGCCTCGAAGGAGAAACGAATGAAGAAGAACGTGGTATCCGCGGCATGCGCGCTCATGTTACTGGGAGCGCCGTCAGCGTCGGCGCAGCAGATGGTTTCGGCGGACGAAGCCCGCGAGATCGCACGGGAGACTTTTGTCTACGCCTATCCGCTCATCCTGTCGGAAATTACTTTTCGGGTCGGCAAGAATGTCGAAGCTCCCATCGGGACCAGCGCTCCGCTCAATCAGTTCGGCCATATGCGGGCGTTTCCGGATCCGTCGTTCACCATCGTGGTGCGCCCGAATGCAGATACACTCTACTCATCCCTTGGATATGATGTGACGAAAGAGCCGCTGGTCATCAGCGTGCCGGCGGCGGGTGACCGCTATTACCTGCTGCCCTTCCTCGACTTCTGGAGCGATGTGTTCACGGTTCCGGGGACGCGCACCACGGGGAACGAGGCGCAGACCTTCGCGATCACGGGCCCGAACTGGAAGGGTAAATTGCCGGCCGGGGTCAAGCAGTACCGCAGCCCGACCGGAATGGGGCTGCTGATCGGCAGGGCCCAGACCAATGGCAAGGCCGACTATGCGGCGGTGCGTATGTTCCAGGACGGCATTAAGGCGGCGCCGCTGAGCGCTTACGGCAAGCCCTACACGCCGCCAAAAGGCAAGGTCGATCCGAAGCAGGACATGAGTGCGCCTCCGGACCAGATCGACAGAATGGATGCTTCCCGGTTCTTCAGCATGTTCGCCGAACTGATGAAGACCAATCCGCCGCACGCCAACGACAATCCGATCCTCGACCGGATGAAGCGTATCGGAATCGAACCCGGCAAGAGTTTCAAACTCACTTCCGCACCGAAGGAGGTGCAGGACGCACTGAATTCGGCGCCGACCGTGGCGCTTCCGCAGATCAAGGAGGCTTGGAGAAAGGCTGGCGTGCTCGCCAATGGCTGGCGCACCAATATGACGGCGATTGGAACCTACGGAACGGACTATCTGCATCGGGCCGGGGTGGCCTATGGCGGATATGGCGCAAACGCCATCGAGGACGCGCTCTATCCGACGGCCTTCGCCGACGCCAACGGCCAGCCCTTCAGCAGCGACAGGCGCTATGTCCTGCATTTCGCCAAGGATCAGATTCCGCCGGTGCGCGGCTTCTGGTCGCTGACCATGTACGACGAGCGCCAGCTGTTCACGGCCAACGCGATCGATCGCTATGCGATCGGCGACCGCGACAAGCTCGCCTTCAATGCCGATGGGTCGCTCGACCTTTACATTCAGCGCGAGTCGCCGGGCAAGGAGAAGGAGTCCAATTGGCTCCCGGCGCCAGAGAGCGGTTCCTTCACCATGAACTTGCGGCTCTACTGGCCGAAGGCCGAGGTCCTGAACGGCTCCTGGGCGCCGCCGCCGGTGAAGCGAGTAAATTGAGCGCGCCCACATTCGTGCTCGCCCATGAGAAAGATTGTCTCGGCCGGAAAGGTCGGGACGGAAAGCCGCTCTCGCGTCGGACCAGCACGGGAGACGCGCTGAGCTGCGACCGACACGGACGTTCTGGGCGCCATTGGTGGCGGATGCAATTTTTTCGCACAGCGGGCGTGCCGACGACATCCAACCTTCCACCTAACCTCGACGGCGCGCATTGATTGCTTCGGGACTGACGATAATGCTCAACTTCGGTAACGCCAAAGGGCGCGTCGCTACGAGCGCCATTGCTCTCGCCTTCATCGCTGCGCCGGCGTTCGGCGCCGACCTGCCCGCCCACAAGGGTCAGCCGCTTGCGCCCCCTCCGGCTTTTACCTGGACGGGCCTCTATGTCGGCTTCACCTTCGCACATGCATGGACCGGCAGCGATCCAATCCATGCGCGCACGGTCAGTCTCGTCGACAGCGCGCTTGCCGGCTTCGGCCCGGTTTCGGCGCTCGGAGCCAATGGCGTGATCGGCGCGCGGCT from Methylocystis parvus OBBP encodes:
- a CDS encoding Crp/Fnr family transcriptional regulator: MTRMSKAKADRILSGAGWLSEQPEAFRAEVLQRSKLLRYAPGDVVFRLGDPIGGIYGLVDGTVAANIAPPMSIPRLIHLGAPGHWTGEGCFFTRHPRRGELRAIVETWMMHLPLEAMDQIAALDPQAARHFAQILMVTFTTLVRVIHDLQKPEATRRIASVLNRATWIGDRPIPLSQAEFGAMANASRKQVNAALQCFAAEGWLTHTYRSITIVNAEALRLFAEKEDES
- a CDS encoding DUF1254 domain-containing protein, translated to MKKNVVSAACALMLLGAPSASAQQMVSADEAREIARETFVYAYPLILSEITFRVGKNVEAPIGTSAPLNQFGHMRAFPDPSFTIVVRPNADTLYSSLGYDVTKEPLVISVPAAGDRYYLLPFLDFWSDVFTVPGTRTTGNEAQTFAITGPNWKGKLPAGVKQYRSPTGMGLLIGRAQTNGKADYAAVRMFQDGIKAAPLSAYGKPYTPPKGKVDPKQDMSAPPDQIDRMDASRFFSMFAELMKTNPPHANDNPILDRMKRIGIEPGKSFKLTSAPKEVQDALNSAPTVALPQIKEAWRKAGVLANGWRTNMTAIGTYGTDYLHRAGVAYGGYGANAIEDALYPTAFADANGQPFSSDRRYVLHFAKDQIPPVRGFWSLTMYDERQLFTANAIDRYAIGDRDKLAFNADGSLDLYIQRESPGKEKESNWLPAPESGSFTMNLRLYWPKAEVLNGSWAPPPVKRVN
- a CDS encoding DUF1254 domain-containing protein, which gives rise to MISSAAAAIRRYSLALGAFIGLGATAVAQTALSPEETYALARDAYLFAYPIVSMDVTMRQATNVPDAATVNLRAPVNQFAHARAYPKADEKDVVRYNFDTLYSMAWLDLSSEPLILSVPDTQGRYYLLPMLDMWTDVFSVVGSRTTGTKAANYAIVGPDWRGALPAGVEKIVAPTPAIWILGRTKTDGPADYDNVHKVQDGYRLTPLSRWGKAYAPPKSLPTDPSIDDKTPPLVQVNKLDGVAMLTRLADLMVKYPPHPNDYPILFRLRQLGLEPGKSFDASKLDPQIKSIVNKAAKDTITAMPVKMLTMTPAENGWNIGREHMGTYGTAYQWRALIALGGLGANLPEDAVYPTAFTDGEGKPLNGANKYLLHFAKGQTPPANAFWSITMYDKDGFQVPNPIDRYAIGSYDKLEYNTDGSIDIYVQADSPGKGKEANWLPAPRAAFQPTMRLYSPRREVLDGSWSPPPLKRVN